Proteins encoded together in one Camelina sativa cultivar DH55 unplaced genomic scaffold, Cs unpScaffold02297, whole genome shotgun sequence window:
- the LOC109131688 gene encoding uncharacterized protein LOC109131688 codes for MVSSKGVEMDLDKAIYEMSLEDKPLVLSDQAKFCSMEKNYCSILGRFLNPSNQRMSNWILDMPRIWRIQNRVRGVALSQEKFQFFFKSEDDLEDILKAGVWTQDEWCVVMERWSVKPTTDHLMFLPVWIRLRNIPVNYYTKETIQEIAECAGKVLQVLFDSEKSQAQDYVRVRVLLDVRKPLRNSKEVQLPSGELVLISFDYERIRKRCFQCQRLTHEKTVCPFNYSSEVGNHPSTSKSLDKQKGLLIHESDHDVSQQAPPKLLADALKEPSFQNQLVSLKKKNDDIFSGFSDVSFSSGCNPGVFEASSSGLSVKQKNPQKRKSPCIKKDKATKDMVEEQKVSTNEKQPDKVCKRKTLIVRNTSYK; via the coding sequence ACAAACCTCTAGTTCTTTCTGATCAAGCGAAATTCTGTTCTATGGAAAAGAATTACTGTAGTATTCTGGGCAGGTTCTTAAATCCCAGTAATCAGAGGATGTCTAATTGGATATTAGATATGCCCAGAATCTGGAGGATTCAGAATAGAGTTCGTGGTGTGGCTTTATCTCAGGAAAAAttccagttttttttcaaatcagaGGATGATTTAGAGGATATCCTAAAAGCAGGAGTCTGGACACAAGATGAGTGGTGTGTCGTAATGGAAAGATGGAGTGTAAaaccaacaactgatcatctaATGTTTCTTCCAGTCTGGATCCGTCTGAGAAATATTCCGGTAAATTACTACACAAAGGAGACAATTCAGGAAATAGCGGAATGTGCCGGTAAAGTGTTACAGGTGCTGTTTGACTCTGAAAAATCTCAAGCTCAAGACTATGTGCGAGTTAGAGTTCTACTTGATGTCAGAAAGCCTCTAAGAAATTCAAAGGAAGTTCAACTTCCGTCTGGAGAACTAGTTTTAATAAGCTTTGATTATGAAAGGATCCGAAAAAGATGTTTTCAGTGTCAAAGGTTGACACATGAAAAAACTGTATGTCCTTTTAATTACTCATCAGAGGTAGGAAATCATCCATCCACATCAAAGAGCTTGGATAAGCAGAAAGGTTTGCTAATTCATGAATCAGATCATGATGTTTCTCAACAAGCTCCTCCTAAACTGCTAGCTGATGCTTTAAAAGAACCTTCATTTCAGAATCAGTTAGTCtctttgaagaaaaagaatgatGATATCTTTTCAGGATTTTCAGATGTTTCCTTTTCCTCGGGATGTAACCCTGGTGTTTTTGAAGCTAGTTCATCGGGATTAAGTGTCAAACAGAAAAACcctcaaaaaagaaaatctccTTGCATCAAAAAAGACAAAGCAACAAAGGATATGGTTGAAGAACAAAAGGTTAGTACTAATGAAAAGCAGCCGGATAAAGTTTGTAAGAGGAAAACTCTGATAGTAAGAAATACGTCATACAAAT